The genomic segment CACTTGCTGCTTTTATCGGCGGCGGCGGCCTCGGCACCTTTATTATCAATGGGCTTGGGATGTATGATTTTGCTCTGCTGTTTGTCGGAGCCATCCCGGTTGCCCTGCTGGCGATTTTTTCTGAAATGATTTTCGGACTTATTGAAAAAATGTTAACCCCTTATAAAAAAGCGTAACGGAAAAGAGGAGAAACGATGAAAAAAGTGATATTGGCAGGGATCATCCTGGTTCTCGCCCTGTCCCTGGCCGCGTGCGGATCCGGATCGGGCAGCGGGTCTTCAAATAAAGTAGAAACGGTGACGATCGGTTCCAAGAACTTTACAGAAAGCCTGATTCTCGGTGAGATGTACGCGGACGCTCTGGAAAACGCCGGTTATAAAGTCAACCGGAAACTGAATCTGGGCGGCACGCTGGTTGCTCATCAGTCGCTGGTCGACGGACAGATTGATATGTATCCGGAATATACAGGAACCGGACTGCTCAACATCCTGAAAAGGGACAAAGCAACCGATGCAGATGAAGTGTATGACACTGTATCCAGAGCCTACAAGGATAAATGGAACCTGGTCTGGCTTGAACCGACTCAGGCTAACGATTCACAGGGACTGGCTGTGACGAAAACCGTATCGGATAAATATAACATTCATACCTATTCCGATCTTGCCAAAGCCGCACCGAATATCCGGTTTGCCGCTACCCCTGAATTCAATGAACGTCCGGACGGGCTGAAAGGTTTGCAGGAGGCTTACGGCGGCTTTAAATTCAAATCGAACAAGCTCTTCGACTACGGTATTAAATATAATGTTCTGCTGCAGGGCAAGGAGGACGCTACAGTGGCCTTCACAACGGATGGTCAGCTGACGGACAAAAATCTGGTTCTGCTGGAAGACGATAAGCACTTCTATCCTCCGTATTACGTGTGCCCGGTGATCCGTAACAGTGTGATTAAGAAAGATCCGAAAGTAGCGGATATCATCAATAAAGTCTCTGCAGAACTCGACAGCAAAGTGATGCAGGAACTCAACGCTAAAGTAGACATTGATAAGCAGAAGTATCAGCAGGTTGCAAAAGATTTTCTGGTTGAGCATGACCTGATTAAGGGTTAATCAGAAGAAGGGAGGTTTGACAGCGTGCCTGAGCATGACGCAATTGTTCTGGATGGCATCAGTAAGACATTCAGACGGGCTAAAGCCCCCTCAGTGTATGAAACCCACCTGAAGGTGGAAAGCGGAAAGTTTGTCACTATTCTTGGAACATCAGGGTGCGGAAAAACCACCTTGCTGAAAATGGTTAATCGATTGTATGAGCCGTCATCAGGCAGAATTCTGATCAATAACGAAGATGTCACGGACATCCCGCCGACGGTATTAAGACGCAGGATCGGTTACGTCATTCAGCAGATCGGGCTTTTCCAGCATATGACGATTGAACAGAATGTTGCGACCGTGCCGAAAATCCTTGGCTGGGACAAAGCACGGATCAGCAGCAGGATTGATGAATTGCTGAATCTGGTCAGGCTCGATCCGGCCTTATACAGGAAAAGATATCCGCGCCAGCTTTCAGGCGGGCAGCAGCAACGAGTCGGAATCGCAAGAGCGATGGCGGCGGATCCCTCAATCATGCTGATGGATGAACCGTTCGGGGCGATCGATGCCATTAACCGCACGATGCTGCAGGATGAAATTCTGAAAATACAGAAACAGCTTCATAAGACCATCCTGTTTGTCACCCACGACATCATGGAAGCTCTGAAGCTGGGTGACAAAGTCATTATTATGAACGACGGCACGATCCAGCAATACGATGAACCCCTGAAAATCCTGCGTCATCCGGCTAATGATTTTGTCCGCCATCTGGTGAATTCGGACGACATTTTGAAGAGTCTGAGCTTCATCAAAGCGAAGGATGTTATGAATCCGGAAGAGGCGGGCGCAGATCCGGGTGACGATCCTGTACTTCATGAAGACGACAGTCTGAAGGAGGTGCTGATCGCGCTTCTCAGGGAAAAGTCAGACGAGGTACGGATTATCGGTCAGGCGAATAAAGTCACTGGAAAGATCACTTTCCAGGATCTCAAGAAAATATAATTGAAGGAAAAAAGGGAGTGGTGATCCCATGCTGGATTATATCAGATGGAGCAGTCAGGAAATCATAACCCTGTTTATACAGCATATGCAAATCTCGGGCCTGTCCCTGCTGATTGCTGTACTGATCGCCCTGCCGCTGGGATTCCTCCTGTCGAAAAGTAAGCTCGCTGCCACGATCATTCTGCCGGTTCTCAGCGTGATGTATACCATTCCCAGTCTGGCTCTGTTTGCTCTATTAATTCCGCTTGTGGGTCTGGGCATGAAATCGGCGGTGATTGCCCTGGTGGGTTACAGTCTGCTTATTCTGGCCCGGAATGTCATGGTCGGCTTTCATTCGGTGGATCCGGCGACGGTTGAAGCCGGAAAGGGCATGGGTCTGAACGTCTGGCAAATGTTTTTTAACATTGAGCTTCCGCTCGCCCTGCCGGTGATACTGGGCGGGATACGCATCGCAGCCGTATCCATTATCGGAATCGCAACGATTGCTTCGTGGATTAATGCCGGCGGGTTAGGCGTCATGCTGTTTCAGGGGCTGAGCCAGAATAACGTTCCGGAAATCATCTGGGGAACGATCTTCGTCGCTTTACTGGCGATCATCGTGAACGTTGTCCTTTCCCGGCTTGAAAAAGCGGCCCTGGCCAGATCAAAAGGCGAACGGATAATCGAGCGAAAAAAGCGCAGGAAAATCTTTTGACTTACTCTGAGGAGGGAAACAGATTGTCTGAAAATAAGACTGTATCGAATAAGAAAGCAATAAGAGCCGTCGCAGCTGCGTCAATCGGTAATGCTTTGGAGTGGTATGATTTTTAAGTTTACGCCTTTTTTACTATTTACATTTCTCAAAACTTTTTTCCGGCGAGGAACAGTTCGGTCCAGTTATTAAGTTGGTCCGGAAGCAGAAAAAGTCGGACCGAAATCTCAGAAAGTCAGTCCAAATTTCAGAAAAGTTGGTCCATATATCTCAGGAAAGTCGGACCGAGTCCACGAAAAGTCGGTCCGAATCCCGAAAAAGTCGGTCCGAATCCCGAAAAAGTCGGACCGAATCCCAAAAAAGTTGATCCGAATCCACGAAAAGTCGGTCCGAATATCTCAGGAAAGTCGGACCGAGTCCTAGAAAAGTTGATCCGAATCCCGAAAAAGTCGGTCCGAATCCCGAAAAAGTCGGACCGAATCCCAAAAAAGTTGATCCGAATCCACGAAAAGTCGGTCCGAATATCTCAGGAAAGTCGGACTGAGTCCTAGAAAAGTTGATCCAAAATCTCAGAAAGTTGGTCCAAATCCACAAGAAGTCGGTCCGAATCCACGAAAAGTCGGTCCAAAATCTCAAGGAGTCGATCCGAATTTCGGCAACCCTCGAAGACAGCGCATTCTCCCCGTCATCCGGTATAGATCTCGCCATCCGGATAGCGGATATCCACTTTTGAGCGGCGGGTGACGGAAAAGGCGAGGGTCAGTGGCCCAACCTTGCCGAAGAACATCACGCACATGATCACAATTTGCCCGAACACGGACAGCTCAGAAGTCGCTCCGATGGACAGTCCGGCGGTACCGAATGCCGAGATCACCTCAAACAGAATCATCATAAATGGCAGATCCTCCGACAGGCACAGTAAGAACAGAGCCAGGAACACCACAGCGACGGAAATCGATATAATCGACACCGCACGGACAATCACCTGATGTTTAATTGTACGTTTGTTTAACACCACTTCACGTCGCCCGCGCAGGAACGTAACGACTTCTGCCACCACAATCATGAACGTCGTCAGCTTTATGCCACCGCTCGTTGACGTGCTGCCGGCGCCGATAAACATCAACAGCATCGTCAGCAGGAGTGCCGCCTGGCTCAGTCCGGCCGGATCAAACGTACTGAATCCGGCCGTCCGCGGCGCAATACCCTGGAAGAAGGCCGCCCATGCCTTATCCCATCCGCTCAAAGCGCCAAGAGTCCGGGGATTGCCCGCTTCAATCAGGAAGATTGCGAGAACGGCGCCAACATTAATGATCACCGTACCGACGAGCATCACCTGTGAATGCAGCTGCAGTTTACGAAACCGGCGCGTCGACAAAAGATCAGCCAGCACCGTGAAACCGATACCGCCCAGCGTAATCAGCATCGTCAGGGTGAGATTGACAATCGGGTCACCGACGTACTGCGCCATACTTCCAGGGAAAAGGGAGAAACCCGCCTGATTAAACCCGCTGATCGAATGGAAAACGCTGTAATAAATTCCGCGTCCCCAGCCATAATCCGGTACCAACCGGAAGACGAGAAAAAAGGCACCGACCAGTTCAATCACAAAAGAAAACGTGAACAGCCAGCTGACCAGACGAAGCACACCGCCGATGGACGGCGAACCCAGCGCTTCCTGCATCAGCTGCCGCTGGCGGATGGACACTTTCTTACCCATCAGGATAAAAAAGAAGACCGCAAACGACATCACGCCGATGCCGCCAACCTGAATCAGTACCATCAGAATAATCTGACCAAACAGGCTGAACGTCGCAGGGACGTCAAATAGCGTAAGACCCGTCACTGTCGAAGCGGAAGTGGACAAAAAGAGTGCATCCAGCCATGAAATCGGCCGGACAGTCGACACAGGTAGCTTCAGCAGCACCGTTCCGATCAGGATCAGAAGAGCCAGCAGCCCGGACAGGAGCAACGGCGGATTAAACGTCACCGGCTTCAGGTCCAGCCGGGCAAGTATTTTTTTTATCCACAACAACATTGATGTATCAGTCCCTTACTAAATACAAAGGCCCCTGCACTCAGAGGCCTTCCTGCTCGAACCGCTCCAGATCCTCGCTTTTTCCGATAATCAGCAGCACATCGCCGCGCTCAAGCTTCAGTTCGCCGATATTCCGCACGATCACCTGCTGGTTGCGCCGGATGGCAATCACGTTGCAGCCGTAGTTGGCCCGCACGTCAATCTCCATAATCGACTTCCCAATCAGCTGGTCCGTCACTTCAATTTCAATAATGCTGTAATCCTTTGACAGCTCGATATAATCGAGAATCTTGTTCGCCGTTGCCAGATGCGCAATACGGAATCCGATCTCGACTTCCGGCCGGATAATCTTGTCTGCCCCGAGCTTCTTCAGAATCTTCTCGTGATAATCATTTTGCGCTTTGGCCCAGATCTCCTTCACGCCTGCCTCTTTCAGGAGCAGCGTCGTCAGAATACTCGCCTGAATATTTCTGCCGATCGCCACAATCACGTGATCGAAATTGCGGATCCCGAGTGCCTGCAGGACCTTCTCATCTGTTGAATCCGCTTGCACCGCCTGCGTCACAATATTTGAAAAATCATTGACCTTATCCAGATCAGTATCGACAGCAAGAACCTCGCAGCCCATATTGCTCAGCTCTGTGCAAATGCTTGCCCCGAGCTGGCCGAGTCCAATCACCGCGAACTGTTTATTCATGTAAAAACTTCCTTCATAAAAAGATCCGAGAATCGCTGATTTCCTATAATGTAACGGCAGAAAACAAAAATGTCAAATACCCGTAAATCCCGGACCATCCGCACTGAAAACCGGCCGAAAACGTGGGAAAAAAATTTCTTTTATTTCGGTTTATCTGTGAAAAACAGGCGAGAGAGATCCATAGAGTGATTCATTTTGATTGAACAATCCATCTGACCATTGAAACAAAAATGTAATCTAACTATAAAGGCAAGGATACACAGAGACAAGAATGCCTTTACATGGGCACTCTGTGACTTTTTTCCCATATCTTCCTCTTCTCAGAATACGATTCTATGCTATAATGCAAATAGCTTGACGCGCCGGATATTGTCGATTCCTGGTTTATACTTTTCCTGGATCGGACAATCATGTATAATAGCTCATTATGTGATGCTGAGCACATAGGACGTTGATAAACGGCACGCAGACACGTGCTGCGGGTATCATGAGTTACATTATTTTCCGAAATGACTCGGGGGGTTATTTGATGAAAAAGGTCAGAAAAGCTGTAATTCCTGCTGCCGGACTCGGAACGCGATTCCTGCCGGCAACCAAGGCGCTTCCTAAAGAAATGCTTCCGATTGTGAACAAACCAACGATTCAATATATCGTCGAAGAAGCAGTCGATGCCGGGATTGAAGATATTATTATCGTAACCGGAAAAGGGAAACGTGCTATTGAAGACCACTTTGATATTGCATACGAACTGGAACAGAATTTGATTCATAAAAAGAAATTTGATTTGCTCGAAAAAGTACGTGAGCCATCCAAGATCGATATCCACTATATCAGACAAAAGTCGCCAAAAGGTTTGGGTCACGCGGTTTGGTGCGCCCGCAAGTTCATTGGCGACGAGCCTTTTGCCGTCCTGCTGGGCGACGATATCGTTCAGGCGAAAGAGCCGTGCATCAAACAGCTGATTGATCAATACGACAAAACCGGCTGCTCCGTGCTTGGTGTCAAGGAAGTGCCGATGAAAGAAACGAAACGTTATGGCATCATTGACCCGAAAGCAAATGACGGTCGACTCTATAACGTCAGCAAATTTGTTGAAAAACCGGAATCCAACCCACCTTCGAACCTGGCGATTATTGGCCGGTATGTCCTGACCCCGGAAATCTTTGGCTTCCTGGATAAGAAGGAAATCGGTGCCGGTGGCGAGATCCAGCTGACCGATGCCATCCAGAAACTGAACGAACTTCAGGGCGTTTTTGCTTATCAGTTTGAGGGCAAACGGTTCGATGTCGGCGAAACTCTTGGCTTTGTCCTGACCAACATTGAAATGGCCCTGCAGAATAAGGATCTGCAGAAAGGCGTGCTTAAGGGCATCGAACGGATTTTGCACGAGAATAAATTACCGCTTGAATGATGGAGGAACCGGCGATGGCTTTATCAAGAACTGAGATCGACTCACGCTACATGGCACCTGAATCGTACAGCCAAGCCTTGGTTAATGATAGCCACTTTTATTTGTTCTTTAAAAGGGTCATGGACATCTTTGGCGCATTGATAGGGCTCATTTTACTCTCACCTGTATTTTTGATCGTTGCCCTTGCGATCAAGCTTGAAGATCCAAAGGGAAGGATTATTTTTAAACAAATACGTGTTGGAAAAAACGGAAAAACCTTTTATATATATAAATTCCGCTCAATGGTCACAAATGCTGAACAATTATTGGTGAAATTACTTGAAAAAAATGATACAAACGGTGCCATGTTTAAGATGAAAAATGATCCGCGAGTCACTCGAATCGGTCGCTTTATCCGCAGGACAAGCATTGATGAGTTACCACAGCTTGTCAATGTTTTAAGAGGAGATATGAGCCTGGTTGGACCAAGACCTCCTCTTCCAAGAGAAGTTATTGATTATTCTGAGTACGATAAGCAAAGGCTTATCGTGAGACCAGGCTGTACAGGATTGTGGCAGGTCAGCGGAAGAAGTGATCTGGGTTTTAAAGACATGGTTCAGTTAGACTTAACCTACATTCAAAATAGATCAATATGGACCGATATTAAAATTATATTTAAAACTCTGGGTGTCATGGTTGAGTCGAAACATGCATATTAAGAGAAATGTTAATATAAGTCATATTTAGAGGACGGAATGAATTTGAATATTTTATTTTTAAACAATTTATTGCCATATCCTCTTGATAATGGTGGAAAAATTAACACGTACAATACTATCAAGGCACTGTCTAAAAACAACAACGTTGATTTACTATCGTTCATTAATGATGAATCGGAGCGAGTAAATATCAAAAGACTCAACACACTGTGTGATAGAATTCAAGTTGTTAAAAAGACGGTAATCAGAGGCACTTCAACATCAACATTTGTAAAAGATTATATCATGAGTTTTTTTACACCTCTTCCCTATGTAATTAATAAATTTTACAGTAAAGAAATGGAGAAACTGATTATTCAGTACCAGGGGGAAAGAAATTATGATTTGATTTATGTTAATCATCTATCTATGATGGTTTACAATAAATCATTTTATGCAAAAGTTTTATTACACGAACAAAATGTTGAATCTAAGATATTTGGTCGTTTTATTAGAGAAACAAAAAATCCTGTAAAAAAGATTTTAGGTTACAATGAATATTTAAAATTAAAAAAGTTTGAAATTAAAATGCTCAATAAGTCAGACTGTGTCATAGCATTGAGTTCGATCGATAAAAACGAGTTTCAGCAAATGCTGAATGATAAAGCTGATAAAATTCATGTGATTGCTATTCATATTGATGCTGATTTATTAGCATTTGATCACCATTCTGACCAAAAGATCAATCTCCTGTTTATGGGTACAATGTCTTGGTATCCAAATCAGGACGGCATCATTTGGTTTTTGAAAAATTGTTTTCCCCAATTGGATCCTCAAAAATTTAACCTTTTTGTATGTGGTTCAAATCCTCCGGAAGAAGTATTAGAGTACGAAACAGAAAAAAACATCACCGTTACGGGATATGTTGATGATATAGATGATTATATGAAATATTGTGATATTGGCATTGTTCCACTATTTATCGGGAGTGGGCAAAGAGTAAAAATTATAGAATCATTTGCTAAAGGACTTCCAGTTGTTTCAACTTCTATTGGAGCAGAGGGAATTATTTCTGAACAAAACAACATACTGATTGCTGATAGTAGCGAGAAGTTTATTCAATGTATAAAAATGCTGGCAGCAGATTCTGCTTTTAGAGAAAAAATAAAAATAAATGCGAGAAAAATTTACGTAAAAAATTACTCTACGAATAGTCTTATCGGGAAACTGGATAAGATAATTTCAGAAATATGATTTGATTTGCTTATAGTATCAACGATGATATTAAGCAAATATAAGCAGGAGTGCTTCTTGTGAAGAATATCAATATTTTTTCAATAAGGATAGATAATGTTACCTTAGATAAAGCAGCTACCAGTGTTATAGAAATGGCAGATGATAAAGTTACATTTGATTTTGTTGTAACACCTAATGTAGATCATGTTGTGAAATTGCAGGCAGATGTTGAGTTCAAAAAAATATACGATAAGGCGTCCTTGGTTCTTGCTGATGGTCAGCCGCTAATATGGGCTTCTAGAATACTGAGGAAACCATTAGTTGAGAAAGTTTCAGGATCTGATTTATTTCCAAAGATTTGTGAAAAATCTGTTCAACATCGTTTAAAGATCTTTCTTGTTGGAGGAAATGATGGGGTTGCGCTACAAGCATCTAAGAGGCTTATAAAGAAATATCCAGGATTAAATATCGTGGGGACGTATTCCCCGCCACGTGGTTTTGAAAAAGATAACAACGAAAATGATAAAATCATCCGACTAATTCATAAAGCATCACCTGACATATTATTTGTCGGACTGGGAGCTCCAAAGCAGGAAAAATGGATTTATGATAATCTCTATCGTTTGCGTGTACCTGTATCATTAGGAGTTGGTGCGTCATTTGATTTTGAGGCTGGAAATATTAAAAGAGCCCCAAAAGTTTTACAAAAAATAGGGATGGAGTGGTTCTGGAGATTCTGTCATGAACCAACAAGATTATTTAGGAGATACTTTATTGATGATATAAAATTTATTAGACTCTTCTTTAAGGAGTTTAAGGGACGAAAGTATAGTCATTCGGAAAAAATATAGGACTATAAACTGTTATTAGCAGGAGATTTAATATGAAAAAAAGACTACTGGCATTAATTATTATTTTTTATCCAATTTTAGATATTATTTATAGTATTAATACAAATGTATTAAAAATTAATCTTCCTGTTAATCAGTTCTTAAGATTATTGATACTGGTTTATTTAATCACTTTTATTAAAAAGAAGAAACAACTTATTTTATTGTCAATATTGTTATTCTTTCTAGTTTGTGGGGAAGTTTTTTACAAAATAATGGATATATCACAAAATAATATATTTGATAATTTGTCTTATATTCTCAAACTTCTTTTTTTCGTTATAGTTATTTTTTCTTTTGAAAATATATTGCGAAGAAAAATTCTTGCTGCTGAAGATATTTTTAAATATATAATTTGGTCAACTTACATTATTACGATTAGTATATTAATCAGTCCACTCGGTATTGGATTTCATACATATTCCAGTACTGTACCACGTTTTGGATATAAGGGATTATTTGTCGTCCATAATGCTGTTACTGCTACTCTACTCATTATTAATCCATTATGCCTTTATATGTGGTATAAATTCAAAAAAAAGATATACATAATAAATTATATATTAATCATTTTATCATTAATAATGTTAGGTACTAAATCAGGGCTTGTGGGAACTTTCTTCGTTCTTGCAATTGAAGTTATTTGTTATATGACGGTGACTAAATGGACAAAATGGAAAACACTTGTTTCAAGTTGCATAATTGTTTTTGGAACAACTATGTTATTCTTTTTTAAAAATCCTATATTACATTTTATTGATATGCAGCGGAATCTATTACAGACACTTGGAGGAAATAACTTATATAGTTACCTTGTATCGAATAGAAATTTACAAATATATTACGTGGAAAACTATTTGAATAAATTATCTTACCCTAATATACTATTCTGGTTATTTGGTTTAGGATTTTCTACAGTAAATTCTGTCATTCATCTTGGAAAAAGTGATTTTATGATAATGGAAATGGACTTCTATGGTATTTTGTTTTATTCAGGTATATTTGTCACAGTTTTTATTACATCAATCATACTTATAAGAGTATATGCTTCAATAAGATTAATGACTAAAAATTGGTTTGATCCAAAATATTTGAACTTATTATTGAGTATATTCATGGGAATTACTCATTCATTTTTTGGAGGGCACGTTATCTATGAGGCAATGTCAGCTCTTTATTTTGGGGCAGTATTGGCAGTTTCCAAAGTAGAATATGAAGTAGTGGCTGAGGAGAATAAAATTTATTCTTGAAATGAGGTTCTAATCATGACTGCATCTTATGACTATTTAGTAGTGGGTTCTGGTCTGTTTGGAAGTACATTCGCATATGAAGCGGCAAAGCGCGGAAAACGTGTAAAAGTTATTGATAAAAGGTTACATATTGGTGGGAATATTTATACAGAAAATATAGAGGGCATAAATGTACACAAATATGGTGCACATATCTTTCATACAAATAATAAAAAAATCTGGGACTACATTAATCAATTTGCTGAATTTAACCGCTACACAAATAGTCCAATAGCCAATTATAAAGGTGAAATTTATAATCTTCCCTTTAACATGAATACTTTTAATAAATTATGGGGTGTTGTTACCCCAGAACAGGCTGCAGCGAAGATAGAAGAACAAAAAGCAAAAATTCAAATTGGTCAACCAAAGAATATGGAAGAGCAGGCTATTTCATTAATTGGAACAGATATTTATTATAAATTAATAAAAGGATACACAGAGAAACAGTGGGGGAGAGAAGCTTCAGAATTACCTGCTTTTATTATCAAAAGGCTTCCGGTTCGTTTTACCTATAACAACAATTATTTTAATGATAAATACCAGGGAATTCCGATCGGTGGATACACACAGATTATTGAAAAGATGTTGTCTAGTGAATTGATTGATGTTGAATTAGGTACTGATTTTCTTGATAGGAAAGATGAATATCTAAAAAAGTATCCTAAAATAATATACACAGGTATGATCGATCAATTTTTTAATTATTTATATGGAAGTTTAGAATACAGGAGTCTGGATTTCAAGACGGAGATATTAGATATTAAAAACTTTCAGGGGAATGCAGTAGTTAATTATACGGATTCTGAAACACCATTTACTCGAATTATCGAGCATAAGCACTTCGAATTTGGAACACAACCAAAAACTGTTATCACCAAAGAATATCCGAAAGAATGGGAAAAAGGCGATGAACCTTATTATCCAATGAATGACCAGCGTAACAACAAAATTTATCGAC from the Sporolactobacillus sp. Y61 genome contains:
- a CDS encoding WecB/TagA/CpsF family glycosyltransferase gives rise to the protein MKNINIFSIRIDNVTLDKAATSVIEMADDKVTFDFVVTPNVDHVVKLQADVEFKKIYDKASLVLADGQPLIWASRILRKPLVEKVSGSDLFPKICEKSVQHRLKIFLVGGNDGVALQASKRLIKKYPGLNIVGTYSPPRGFEKDNNENDKIIRLIHKASPDILFVGLGAPKQEKWIYDNLYRLRVPVSLGVGASFDFEAGNIKRAPKVLQKIGMEWFWRFCHEPTRLFRRYFIDDIKFIRLFFKEFKGRKYSHSEKI
- a CDS encoding sugar transferase, which gives rise to MAPESYSQALVNDSHFYLFFKRVMDIFGALIGLILLSPVFLIVALAIKLEDPKGRIIFKQIRVGKNGKTFYIYKFRSMVTNAEQLLVKLLEKNDTNGAMFKMKNDPRVTRIGRFIRRTSIDELPQLVNVLRGDMSLVGPRPPLPREVIDYSEYDKQRLIVRPGCTGLWQVSGRSDLGFKDMVQLDLTYIQNRSIWTDIKIIFKTLGVMVESKHAY
- a CDS encoding ABC transporter ATP-binding protein, whose amino-acid sequence is MPEHDAIVLDGISKTFRRAKAPSVYETHLKVESGKFVTILGTSGCGKTTLLKMVNRLYEPSSGRILINNEDVTDIPPTVLRRRIGYVIQQIGLFQHMTIEQNVATVPKILGWDKARISSRIDELLNLVRLDPALYRKRYPRQLSGGQQQRVGIARAMAADPSIMLMDEPFGAIDAINRTMLQDEILKIQKQLHKTILFVTHDIMEALKLGDKVIIMNDGTIQQYDEPLKILRHPANDFVRHLVNSDDILKSLSFIKAKDVMNPEEAGADPGDDPVLHEDDSLKEVLIALLREKSDEVRIIGQANKVTGKITFQDLKKI
- the galU gene encoding UTP--glucose-1-phosphate uridylyltransferase GalU, producing MKKVRKAVIPAAGLGTRFLPATKALPKEMLPIVNKPTIQYIVEEAVDAGIEDIIIVTGKGKRAIEDHFDIAYELEQNLIHKKKFDLLEKVREPSKIDIHYIRQKSPKGLGHAVWCARKFIGDEPFAVLLGDDIVQAKEPCIKQLIDQYDKTGCSVLGVKEVPMKETKRYGIIDPKANDGRLYNVSKFVEKPESNPPSNLAIIGRYVLTPEIFGFLDKKEIGAGGEIQLTDAIQKLNELQGVFAYQFEGKRFDVGETLGFVLTNIEMALQNKDLQKGVLKGIERILHENKLPLE
- a CDS encoding TrkA family potassium uptake protein produces the protein MNKQFAVIGLGQLGASICTELSNMGCEVLAVDTDLDKVNDFSNIVTQAVQADSTDEKVLQALGIRNFDHVIVAIGRNIQASILTTLLLKEAGVKEIWAKAQNDYHEKILKKLGADKIIRPEVEIGFRIAHLATANKILDYIELSKDYSIIEIEVTDQLIGKSIMEIDVRANYGCNVIAIRRNQQVIVRNIGELKLERGDVLLIIGKSEDLERFEQEGL
- a CDS encoding glycosyltransferase; the encoded protein is MNILFLNNLLPYPLDNGGKINTYNTIKALSKNNNVDLLSFINDESERVNIKRLNTLCDRIQVVKKTVIRGTSTSTFVKDYIMSFFTPLPYVINKFYSKEMEKLIIQYQGERNYDLIYVNHLSMMVYNKSFYAKVLLHEQNVESKIFGRFIRETKNPVKKILGYNEYLKLKKFEIKMLNKSDCVIALSSIDKNEFQQMLNDKADKIHVIAIHIDADLLAFDHHSDQKINLLFMGTMSWYPNQDGIIWFLKNCFPQLDPQKFNLFVCGSNPPEEVLEYETEKNITVTGYVDDIDDYMKYCDIGIVPLFIGSGQRVKIIESFAKGLPVVSTSIGAEGIISEQNNILIADSSEKFIQCIKMLAADSAFREKIKINARKIYVKNYSTNSLIGKLDKIISEI
- a CDS encoding ABC transporter permease is translated as MLDYIRWSSQEIITLFIQHMQISGLSLLIAVLIALPLGFLLSKSKLAATIILPVLSVMYTIPSLALFALLIPLVGLGMKSAVIALVGYSLLILARNVMVGFHSVDPATVEAGKGMGLNVWQMFFNIELPLALPVILGGIRIAAVSIIGIATIASWINAGGLGVMLFQGLSQNNVPEIIWGTIFVALLAIIVNVVLSRLEKAALARSKGERIIERKKRRKIF
- a CDS encoding O-antigen ligase family protein — protein: MKKRLLALIIIFYPILDIIYSINTNVLKINLPVNQFLRLLILVYLITFIKKKKQLILLSILLFFLVCGEVFYKIMDISQNNIFDNLSYILKLLFFVIVIFSFENILRRKILAAEDIFKYIIWSTYIITISILISPLGIGFHTYSSTVPRFGYKGLFVVHNAVTATLLIINPLCLYMWYKFKKKIYIINYILIILSLIMLGTKSGLVGTFFVLAIEVICYMTVTKWTKWKTLVSSCIIVFGTTMLFFFKNPILHFIDMQRNLLQTLGGNNLYSYLVSNRNLQIYYVENYLNKLSYPNILFWLFGLGFSTVNSVIHLGKSDFMIMEMDFYGILFYSGIFVTVFITSIILIRVYASIRLMTKNWFDPKYLNLLLSIFMGITHSFFGGHVIYEAMSALYFGAVLAVSKVEYEVVAEENKIYS
- a CDS encoding glycine betaine ABC transporter substrate-binding protein gives rise to the protein MKKVILAGIILVLALSLAACGSGSGSGSSNKVETVTIGSKNFTESLILGEMYADALENAGYKVNRKLNLGGTLVAHQSLVDGQIDMYPEYTGTGLLNILKRDKATDADEVYDTVSRAYKDKWNLVWLEPTQANDSQGLAVTKTVSDKYNIHTYSDLAKAAPNIRFAATPEFNERPDGLKGLQEAYGGFKFKSNKLFDYGIKYNVLLQGKEDATVAFTTDGQLTDKNLVLLEDDKHFYPPYYVCPVIRNSVIKKDPKVADIINKVSAELDSKVMQELNAKVDIDKQKYQQVAKDFLVEHDLIKG
- a CDS encoding TrkH family potassium uptake protein encodes the protein MLLWIKKILARLDLKPVTFNPPLLLSGLLALLILIGTVLLKLPVSTVRPISWLDALFLSTSASTVTGLTLFDVPATFSLFGQIILMVLIQVGGIGVMSFAVFFFILMGKKVSIRQRQLMQEALGSPSIGGVLRLVSWLFTFSFVIELVGAFFLVFRLVPDYGWGRGIYYSVFHSISGFNQAGFSLFPGSMAQYVGDPIVNLTLTMLITLGGIGFTVLADLLSTRRFRKLQLHSQVMLVGTVIINVGAVLAIFLIEAGNPRTLGALSGWDKAWAAFFQGIAPRTAGFSTFDPAGLSQAALLLTMLLMFIGAGSTSTSGGIKLTTFMIVVAEVVTFLRGRREVVLNKRTIKHQVIVRAVSIISISVAVVFLALFLLCLSEDLPFMMILFEVISAFGTAGLSIGATSELSVFGQIVIMCVMFFGKVGPLTLAFSVTRRSKVDIRYPDGEIYTG